Genomic DNA from Sulfuricurvum sp. IAE1:
CACCGCAACAGTGTCTTTGTCTATGACAACATCAACATCGATACCGAAGCGCTCAAAGGATTTTATGCGCCGATGTTCGAGAAGCTGCAGTTCATGTGGTTCAAGCGCGAATACCTGGGAACGGTGGACCGTCTGGCATCGCAGGCCCGACCTAAAAAAGAGAAGTTGCCCCATCTTGCACTGCTTGAAACTCATCTTGGCTCCTTGAGCGAGCCGATGCTGGTTACGATGTTCATGCCCCTCACCCGGGGCGAAACCTACGGGTTTCTCTGCTCCATCAGCCAGGCGGCCCCTTTTTACAAAGAGCTGCCCAAAGGGATGAACAACGCCAACAAGCTGGTCCTTTCGCTGCTCAGACAATTGGGGCCAAAGGCGCTGAGAGAAAAACTCAATGAGCGCTTCAGAAACGCTAATGCGCTTAAACGTGTTGCACTGGAGAACTTTCTGAGACAAGTTCTGTTCGATGAGAGCTGGATAGAGGATGCAAGAAACGAATGCCGCGCGCTGGTGTGCGCGTAGAAGGAGAAAGAAATGGAATTTAACAGTTATTTCAACCCCGCGGTCTTGCTGCTGGGAACCATGGTATGGATCGGTCTGTTCGGTCTGTACGGAAGCTATCTGGAAAAAAAAGAGCTCAAAGATCAAAGTTCTGGACAAGATGAGCAGGAGAGTCATAACAAATGACGACCCTTTATCGAAACGTCAACGCCAAAGAGCGCCGATACACCATCGAGTGTATCCCCTCATTGTTCGGGGAGTGGATCGTGATCCGTACCTTTGGATCCTCTTCAAAACCTTCCCCAATGGGAGTTATAAAAACCTATCACACAGATGAGAAAGAGGCACAGATGCAGCTGGAGATCCTGCTGCGCCTAAAAACAAACAAGGGGTATCGCCTCCTGAAGCAACAGTGATACAAAGGAAACAACATGTTTTTATTGAAAATCATCGCGGCACTGGCCGCACTTTTTGGACTTTATGTGCTGACGCAACGCTTTAACGATTTCACCGAAAGGGAGGCCAACTACCGCTTTTTTACCGGTGCAAGCTTCGGATGGTATGCCGCGTCCTACATCGCCATGTATGCGGGATACCGGATGATCCAGACCAACTGGCACGGCGATCCGATCAACGGGAGTATCGTGCTTGGAGTCGGAATCATCATCTATGCGGTTCAAATATACACGAACTTCAAACGGACCCGGTTTCTGGTGGCTTTGGCTGGGAGCCTAATGCAGACCCTGCTGTATGTTCCCCTCACCGTATTGGGGCTTATTGCGCTGTTTATAGCCATTGCCGCAGCGTCGCAGATTAAACCGGTCTTCAATCTCAACAGCAAAGATTAGGAGATGAGCCATGAATGAAAAGTTGCAGATGCAGAAACCATCCAAAGAGACGAATACACAAGGATTCCCCTATACTCATGAGCAATGGCGGTTCCTACTTCCCGAAGCGGCACTCAAAGAGCTGCACCAGGCATTCGGTGATAACAGTGAAACGACCTATCGCATCAAACGCGCAATAGAGCTCTCCATCGAGCATCTGATGGAAGAGCTTGCCGATGATGCGGAGTGTGCGCGCATCATCGAGGAGAGGACACGAGACGGTGCTAAATCCAAACCATTCGACTTTCAATCGTATGCCGAAAAACGGAATCGAACCTCCCAGCATAATGAAGGAGATGATCATGGAAACGTATGAGCTCTATCTTCAGATCGGACTGTTTGGGCTGATGTACCTGATTGGGCTGTATCTGCTTACGGACCTCAAAAGAGCATATCCGGTTGTTATATATACGCTCGCCTATTTTTCCTGGAGTTACGCGGGGTATCTGATCAACGGGAAAAAAGGGGTCGTGATCGCCGCGGAGGCAGTAGTGATCCTGGCACTTTTTTATCTGCGCCATATTATGAACAAGCGAGTCGACGCGGCGCTAAAACGAGCCGAGGAAAAAGAACGTGCAGATCAGGACACTCAGTCAGATAATGGAGACAAAAAGACCAAAAAGAAAATCGCCTGAAAAACGACTGAATAATCTTTAGAGTGCGAAAAACAGTTGTTTTTCGTACATTGTCTCCAAATCTTCCAAATCGCTCTGTCAAATAGCAATAAAATACACGAAAAACACTGTCGGAATGATACAATATACGAATACTGAAATTTGAGGTTTTCCGACATGCTGATAGGATACATGCGCGTTTCGACTGACGGTGA
This window encodes:
- a CDS encoding WGR domain-containing protein; this encodes MTTLYRNVNAKERRYTIECIPSLFGEWIVIRTFGSSSKPSPMGVIKTYHTDEKEAQMQLEILLRLKTNKGYRLLKQQ